In Oryza glaberrima chromosome 8, OglaRS2, whole genome shotgun sequence, the following are encoded in one genomic region:
- the LOC127782863 gene encoding uncharacterized protein LOC127782863 — MAGHKVVFCTCILIFIVVVISGQAEARRLAAVANGNEDAVAVEGDGSFRAVQETASSASTDHAAAGRGGGGAAAAVQGSMPMTTTDSRPTAPGNSPGIGNKGKINN, encoded by the coding sequence ATGGCTGGACACAAGGTGGTATTCTGCACTTGCATTCTGAtcttcatcgtcgtcgtcatctcaGGCCAGGCCGAAgcccggcggctggcggcggtggccaacGGCAATGAGGATGCCGTCGCCGTGGAAGGTGACGGGAGCTTCAGAGCAGTGCAAGAAACTGCTTCTTCTGCGTCGACTGATCATGCAGCTgcaggtcgaggcggcggcggcgccgccgccgccgtacaaGGAAGCATGCCAATGACGACGACGGACTCCCGCCCTACTGCTCCCGGGAACAGCCCCGGCATAGGCAACAAGGGGAAGATCAACAACTAG
- the LOC127782775 gene encoding tuliposide A-converting enzyme 1, chloroplastic-like produces the protein MGEPDEEITFEFLSLIRCYRSGRVDRLLPDTRVPRSVDAATGVASRDVTIDPATGLWARLYLPDLDGGERKLLPVVVYLHGGGLVVGSAADALEHGFANRLCARARALVVSVDYRLAPEHPVPACYDDAWSALQWAVTAASADPWLRDHGDRERVFVLGYSAGGNIAHNVTLRAGAEELPGGARVKGMALLHPYFMAAKKADGEVKNAWLRGKLEEMWALACGGGRTTAGLDDPRINPVADGAPSLRRLGCDRVLVCLADDELEVRGKDYYDGLLESGWAEDAAELLVSGEDHEYVHRDPDSAKAVVVMDRLAALFGGKN, from the coding sequence ATGGGAGAGCCCGACGAAGAGATCACGTTCGAGTTCCTGTCGCTGATCCGGTGCTACAGGAGCGGCCGCGTCGACCGCCTCCTCCCGGACACCCGCGTCCCGCGctccgtcgacgccgccaccggcgtcgCCTCCCGCGACGTCACCATCGACCCGGCCACCGGCCTGTGGGCGCGCCTCTACCTCCccgacctcgacggcggcgagaggaagcTGCTGCCCGTCGTCGTGTACCTCCACGGCGGTGGCCTCGTCGTCGGCTCCGCCGCGGACGCGCTCGAGCACGGGTTCGCCAACCGTCTCTGCGCGCGGGCGCGCGCCCTCGTGGTGTCCGTCGACTACCGCCTCGCGCCCGAGCACCCCGTCCCCGCCTGCTACGACGACGCGTGGTCCGCGCTGCAGTGGGCCGTCACCGCCGCGAGCGCCGACCCGTGGCTCCGCGACCACGGCGACAGGGAGCGCGTCTTCGTGCTCGGGTACAGCGCCGGCGGCAACATCGCCCACAACGTCACCCTCCGCGCCGGGGCCGAGGAGctccccggcggcgcgcgcgtcaAGGGGATGGCGCTGCTGCACCCGTACTTCATGGCGGCCAAGAAGGCCGACGGCGAGGTGAAGAACGCGTGGCTGAGGGGCAAGCTGGAGGAGATGTGGGCgttggcgtgcggcggcggccggaccacggcggggCTGGACGACCCGCGGATCAACCCGGTGGCCGACGGCGCGCCGAGCCTGCGCCGGCTCGGCTGCGACCGCGTCCTGGTCtgcctcgccgacgacgagctggaGGTCCGGGGCAAGGATTACTACGACGGGTTGCTGGAGAGCGGGTGGGCAGAGGACGCCGCCGAGCTGCTTGTCTCCGGCGAGGATCACGAGTACGTCCACCGCGATCCCGACAGCGCCAAGGCCGTGGTTGTGATGGACCGGCTAGCCGCGCTCTTTGGCGGGAAAAATTAG
- the LOC127781374 gene encoding probable carboxylesterase 12 — protein sequence MDAAPTAPPAASADDEIVYESMPCIRIYKNRVERYFGSEFVAASTDAATGVASHDRVISSNVSARLYLPRLDDSAAAKAKLPVLVYYHGGGFCLGSAFNPTFHAYFNTFAALANALVVSVEYRLAPEHPVPAAYADSWEALAWVAGHAAGDGDEAWLVDHADFSRLYLGGESAGSNIAHHMAMRVAEEGLPHGAKIRGLVMIHPYFLGTHRVASDDLDPAVRESLGSLWRVMCPATTGEDDPLINPLVDGAPALDALACDRVLVCIGEGDVLRDRGRAYYDRLTSSGWRGEAEIWQAPEKGHTFHLLEPHCDAAIAQDKVISGFLNR from the coding sequence ATGGACGCCGcacccaccgcgccgccggcggcgtcggccgacGACGAGATCGTGTACGAGTCGATGCCCTGCATCCGCATCTACAAGAACCGCGTGGAGCGCTACTTCGGCTCCGAGTTCGTCGCCGCGtccaccgacgccgccaccggcgtcgCCTCCCACGACCGCGTCATCTCCTCCAACGTCTCCGCGCGCCTCTACCTCCCCCGCCTcgacgactccgccgccgccaaggccaAGCTCCCCGTGCTCGTCTACTACCACGGCGGCGGGTTCTGCCTCGGCTCGGCCTTCAACCCCACGTTCCACGCCTACTTCAACACCTTCGCCGCGCTCGCCAACGCCCTCGTCGTCTCCGTCGAGTACCGCCTCGCGCCGGAGCACCCCGTCCCGGCGGCCTACGCGGACTCGTGGGAGGCGCTCGCGTGGGTCGCCGGACACGCCGCGGGGGATGGCGACGAGGCGTGGCTCGTCGACCACGCCGACTTCTCCCGCCTCTACCTCGGCGGCGAGAGCGCCGGCTCCAACATCGCGCACCACATGGCGATGCGGGTGGCCGAGGAGGGGCTCCCCCACGGCGCCAAGATCCGGGGCCTCGTCATGATCCACCCCTACTTCCTCGGCACTCACAGGGTGGCCTCCGACGACCTGGACCCCGCCGTGCGCGAGAGCCTCGGGAGCCTGTGGCGCGTCATGTGCCCGGCCACCACGGGCGAGGACGACCCGCTCATCAACCCGCTCGTGGACGGCGCGCCGGCGCTCGACGCGCTGGCGTGCGACCGCGTGCTCGTGTGCATCGGCGAGGGCGACGTGCTCCGCGACCGCGGCCGCGCCTACTACGACCGGCTCACGTCGAGCGggtggcgcggcgaggcggagatATGGCAGGCGCCGGAGAAGGGACACACGTTCCACCTCCTCGAGCCGCACTGCGACGCGGCCATCGCGCAGGACAAGGTCATCAGTGGCTTCCTCAACCGTtga